A part of Oncorhynchus gorbuscha isolate QuinsamMale2020 ecotype Even-year unplaced genomic scaffold, OgorEven_v1.0 Un_scaffold_1859, whole genome shotgun sequence genomic DNA contains:
- the LOC124024450 gene encoding zinc finger protein 501-like isoform X1: MASVKLEDCSPTLELNVNIKDEEEEEKIGGSVSYGMRPVTSTVRTNPACLSTSTLSPNLQSLGPDCDTGGQFLQQDPEMISVKLEDCSQTLELNINIKDEEEEEKIGKSVSHGRLELSLKPVTSTACLSLSTLSPNLQSLGPDCDSGAQFALQDPEMASVKLEDCSQTLELNVNIKDEEEEEKVGKSVSHRDHVETFSTSREQQQEDHRAKSSHHCPHCEENFPILSKLKIHLKIHTGENLYSCTDCGKRFTTSRALTVHQRVHPGEKPYSCSDCGKIFSCPGHLKRHEHIHTGVKPYSCSDCVKCYTTSSELKLHQRVHTGEKPYSCYDCGKSFSRQGFLKAHELIHTGVKPYSCSDCGKIFSQLGHLKRHERIHTGVKPYSCSDCVKCFTTSTEQKVHHRTHTGEKPYSCTDCVKCFTTSTDLKVHQRTHTGEKPYFCSDCGKSFSQSCHLKRHQGKHKGEKLYH; this comes from the exons atggcatcagtgaagctggaagactgcagtccaacactggagctgaatgtcaacattaaagatgaagaagaggaggagaagattgggGGATCTGTTAGTTATG GTATGAGGCCggtaacatcaacagtgaggacaaacccagcctgcctctctacttccacactgagtccaaacctacagtcgctgggtcctgattgtgacacTGGAGGCCAGTTTCTACAGCAGGATCCAGAGATGAtatcagtgaagctggaagactgcagtcaaacactggagctgaatatcaacattaaagatgaagaagaggaggagaagattggtaaatctgtttctcatg GACGACTAGAATTAAGTCTGAAGCCGGTAACATCCAcagcctgcctctctctatccacactgagtccaaacctacagtcactgggtcctgattgtgacagtggagcccagtttgctctgcaggatccagagatggcatcagtgaagctggaagactgcagtcaaacactggagctgaatgtcaacattaaagatgaagaagaagaggagaaggttGGGAAATCTGTTTCTCATA gagaccatgttgagacattctctacatccagagagcaacagcaggaagATCACAGAGCTAAGAGCTCTCACCACTGCCCACATTGTGAGGAGAATTTCCCAATTCTATCAAAGCTAAAAATACACctaaaaatacacacaggagagaatctGTATTCCTgtactgactgtgggaagagattcacaACATCAAGGGCTCTGacagttcatcagagagtgcaccctggagagaagccttactcctgctctgactgtgggaagattTTCTCTTGTCCGGGCCACTTAAAAAGACATGAACATATACATACAGGAGTGAAGCCTTACTCTTGCTCTGACTGTGTAAAATGCTACACAACATCATCTGAGCTAAAACTTCATCAGAGAgtgcacactggagagaagccttactcctgctatgactgtgggaagagtttctctcGACAGGGTTTTTTAAAAGCACATGAACTTATACATACAGGAGTGAAGCCTtattcctgctctgactgtgggaagattTTCTCTCAACTGGGCCACTTAAAAAgacatgaacgtatacatacaggggtgaagccttactcctgctctgactgtgtaaaatgcttcacaacatcaactgAGCAAAAAGTccaccacagaacacacacaggagagaagccttactcctgcactgactgtgtaaaatgcttcacaacatcaactgACCTAAAAGtccatcagagaacacacacaggcgagaagccttacttctgctctgactgtggaaagagtttctctcaATCGTGCCACTTAAAAAGACACCAAGGTAAACATAAAGGAGAGAAGCTTTACCACTGA
- the LOC124024450 gene encoding uncharacterized protein LOC124024450 isoform X2, whose translation MASVKLEDCSPTLELNVNIKDEEEEEKIGGSVSYGMRPVTSTVRTNPACLSTSTLSPNLQSLGPDCDTGGQFLQQDPEMISVKLEDCSQTLELNINIKDEEEEEKIGKSVSHGRLELSLKPVTSTACLSLSTLSPNLQSLGPDCDSGAQFALQDPEMASVKLEDCSQTLELNVNIKDEEEEEKETMLRHSLHPESNSRKITELRALTTAHIVRRISQFYQS comes from the exons atggcatcagtgaagctggaagactgcagtccaacactggagctgaatgtcaacattaaagatgaagaagaggaggagaagattgggGGATCTGTTAGTTATG GTATGAGGCCggtaacatcaacagtgaggacaaacccagcctgcctctctacttccacactgagtccaaacctacagtcgctgggtcctgattgtgacacTGGAGGCCAGTTTCTACAGCAGGATCCAGAGATGAtatcagtgaagctggaagactgcagtcaaacactggagctgaatatcaacattaaagatgaagaagaggaggagaagattggtaaatctgtttctcatg GACGACTAGAATTAAGTCTGAAGCCGGTAACATCCAcagcctgcctctctctatccacactgagtccaaacctacagtcactgggtcctgattgtgacagtggagcccagtttgctctgcaggatccagagatggcatcagtgaagctggaagactgcagtcaaacactggagctgaatgtcaacattaaagatgaagaagaagaggagaag gagaccatgttgagacattctctacatccagagagcaacagcaggaagATCACAGAGCTAAGAGCTCTCACCACTGCCCACATTGTGAGGAGAATTTCCCAATTCTATCAAAGCTAA